Proteins encoded in a region of the Flavobacteriaceae bacterium HL-DH10 genome:
- a CDS encoding VCBS repeat-containing protein produces the protein MKKNIIILILTGFSIITGCKNKETTLFVALDPDQTGISFINTITETESLNIMQYEYLYNGGGVGIGDFNDDGLADVYLTGNAVENKLYINKGNFKFEDITNLAGVGGRKGWKTGTSVADVNGDGLLDIYVCYSGLGTNKDRKNQLFINKGNNKDNVPTFIDKASEYGLDAPGSFSTQAAFFDYDLDGDLDMFLLNHSKTFYSPFYNSTKLRNSRHPYFGNSLYKNNNGHFVNVSESARIYGSGLNFGLGVAISDLNQDGLPDIYVSNDYDEQDFLYLNKGDGTFLDATKKSFGHISKYSMGNDATDLNNDGLVDLITLDMLPEDNFRQQLLKGPDEYDRYQLAVDSSYHKQQMRNMLQLNQGNDSENIPIFSEIGELAGISNTDWSWSPLIADFDSDGKKDIFITNGYLRDYTNKDFMKYEVNDAMEKIRSHGGGELFDNNGKKEYSNLIYELVKKMPSSKTPNYIYKNNGNLTFENKTNQWGLSNPNVSAGAVYADLDNDGDLDLIVNNSNEAVSIYKNTIESKKNNFIRIKLKGKDKNTNALGAKIWITTDSTTQFLENYTTRGFQSSVDPILYFGLGKSKKADLKIQWSDGKTSISKNIKLNSLLVFDQNKVKFDIEKEKTVHQTYFKDVTASLGLDFIHHENDYVEFKTDRLTLKQSSKSGSKMSVSDVNNDGIDDVFIGGATGQSDQLFLSRSDGKYNKSNNECFEKDKDFETTASVFYDADGDGDKDIYVVSGGSEFALGAPQLMDRLYINYGKGNFKKAAQGALPEAYSNGSCVATGDYDGDGDDDLFVGGGNVSGNYPLSTLGGILRNDSNRLTGEVKFTIATKDVNPTLRQAGLITGAMWADIDNNKSLDLILIGEWMPIRIFINSNGKLIEKTKEFNLSNTNGMWQSIEKADMDGDGDLDFIVGNMGLNVPFKVTEKEPLEAFVGDFRGDGFLTTVNSNYIQGKRHPIASLDEMQDAFPFLKKKFLTFNQYASATLDDVFTTDQLNKSTHFTINQLQSLYLENTGNGFKIHPLPIKAQFSAVQGIVIHDFTGDGILDILISGNYYPFRVQYGPCDAGKGLLLKGNGRGGFASVDTNKLGVWLDGDIRDMKLLKGNKHLNIVLSKNDDKMQSIEYLNPKTSH, from the coding sequence ATGAAAAAAAATATTATCATTTTAATCTTGACTGGTTTTTCAATAATTACTGGTTGTAAAAATAAAGAAACTACTTTATTTGTGGCTTTAGATCCAGATCAAACAGGTATCTCATTTATAAATACAATTACAGAGACTGAATCATTAAACATAATGCAATACGAATACCTTTACAATGGTGGAGGTGTTGGCATTGGAGACTTTAATGATGATGGTTTAGCTGATGTATACCTAACAGGGAATGCTGTAGAAAACAAGCTCTATATCAATAAAGGAAATTTTAAATTTGAAGATATTACAAATTTAGCTGGTGTTGGAGGTAGAAAAGGGTGGAAAACTGGGACAAGTGTAGCAGATGTTAATGGAGATGGGCTTCTTGACATCTATGTTTGCTATTCAGGTTTAGGGACCAATAAAGATCGTAAAAATCAATTGTTTATTAACAAAGGGAATAACAAGGATAATGTACCCACATTTATAGATAAGGCATCAGAATATGGACTTGATGCACCAGGAAGTTTTAGTACGCAAGCAGCTTTTTTTGATTATGACCTTGACGGAGATCTAGATATGTTTTTATTAAACCATTCTAAAACCTTTTATTCTCCTTTTTATAATAGTACTAAATTACGAAATTCAAGACACCCCTATTTTGGGAATTCTTTGTACAAAAATAACAACGGTCATTTTGTAAATGTTAGTGAAAGTGCTAGAATATATGGTAGCGGACTAAACTTTGGATTGGGAGTTGCTATAAGTGATTTAAACCAAGATGGTTTACCTGATATTTATGTCTCTAATGATTATGATGAACAAGATTTTTTATACCTCAATAAAGGAGATGGGACATTTCTAGATGCTACCAAAAAATCATTTGGTCACATTTCAAAATACTCTATGGGTAATGATGCCACAGACTTGAACAATGATGGTCTTGTTGATTTAATTACATTAGATATGTTGCCAGAGGATAATTTTAGACAACAATTATTAAAAGGACCTGATGAATATGATCGGTACCAATTGGCTGTAGATAGTAGTTACCACAAACAGCAAATGCGTAATATGCTACAATTGAATCAAGGAAATGACTCAGAGAATATACCCATATTTAGTGAAATTGGAGAGTTAGCAGGAATTTCAAATACAGATTGGAGTTGGTCGCCACTTATAGCTGATTTTGATAGTGATGGTAAAAAAGATATTTTTATCACCAATGGTTACTTACGTGATTATACCAATAAAGATTTCATGAAGTATGAAGTCAATGATGCTATGGAGAAAATAAGGTCTCATGGAGGCGGAGAACTGTTTGATAATAATGGTAAAAAAGAATATTCAAATCTTATTTATGAATTAGTAAAAAAGATGCCTTCATCAAAAACCCCAAATTATATCTACAAAAACAATGGAAATCTTACTTTTGAAAACAAAACCAATCAATGGGGTTTATCGAATCCTAATGTTTCTGCAGGTGCTGTTTATGCTGATTTGGATAATGATGGGGATTTAGATTTGATTGTCAATAATTCAAATGAAGCAGTTAGTATTTATAAAAACACCATTGAAAGCAAAAAAAATAATTTTATTAGAATTAAATTAAAAGGTAAAGATAAAAATACGAATGCTCTTGGAGCAAAAATTTGGATTACAACCGATTCAACAACACAATTTCTTGAAAATTATACCACTCGTGGATTTCAATCTTCTGTTGACCCCATCCTTTATTTTGGACTAGGGAAATCAAAAAAAGCAGATTTAAAAATTCAATGGTCAGATGGAAAAACATCTATTAGTAAAAACATTAAATTAAATAGTCTTTTAGTATTTGACCAAAACAAAGTTAAGTTCGATATAGAAAAAGAAAAAACCGTTCACCAAACTTACTTTAAAGATGTTACAGCCTCTTTAGGTCTAGATTTTATCCATCATGAAAATGATTATGTTGAGTTTAAAACAGATCGCCTTACGCTAAAACAAAGTTCAAAATCAGGTTCTAAAATGTCCGTTTCGGATGTAAATAATGATGGAATTGATGATGTTTTTATAGGAGGAGCAACTGGACAAAGTGATCAATTATTTTTATCAAGATCTGATGGAAAATATAATAAATCAAATAATGAGTGCTTTGAAAAAGATAAAGACTTTGAAACCACGGCTTCCGTGTTCTATGATGCTGATGGTGATGGTGATAAAGATATTTATGTTGTAAGCGGAGGAAGTGAATTTGCATTAGGCGCTCCTCAATTAATGGATCGTCTCTATATCAATTACGGTAAAGGGAATTTTAAAAAAGCAGCTCAGGGTGCTTTACCTGAAGCCTATTCTAATGGAAGTTGCGTTGCAACAGGAGATTATGATGGTGATGGCGATGACGATTTGTTTGTAGGTGGAGGTAATGTTTCTGGAAACTATCCATTAAGTACTCTCGGGGGAATTTTAAGAAATGACAGCAACCGTTTAACTGGAGAAGTCAAATTTACTATTGCAACAAAAGATGTAAACCCTACTTTAAGACAAGCTGGATTAATTACTGGAGCAATGTGGGCAGATATTGACAATAACAAATCATTAGATTTAATTTTAATTGGTGAATGGATGCCTATTCGAATTTTTATCAATAGCAATGGGAAATTAATTGAAAAAACAAAAGAATTCAATCTCTCTAATACCAACGGAATGTGGCAGAGTATAGAAAAAGCTGATATGGATGGAGATGGCGATTTAGATTTTATTGTTGGAAATATGGGATTAAACGTTCCATTTAAAGTAACTGAAAAAGAGCCACTAGAAGCATTTGTAGGAGATTTTAGAGGAGATGGATTTTTAACAACAGTTAATAGTAATTACATACAAGGGAAAAGACATCCTATTGCTTCTTTAGATGAGATGCAAGATGCTTTTCCGTTCTTAAAAAAGAAATTCTTAACCTTTAACCAATATGCATCAGCAACTTTGGATGATGTATTCACAACAGATCAATTAAATAAGTCGACTCATTTTACCATCAATCAACTGCAAAGTTTGTATTTAGAAAATACGGGAAATGGTTTTAAAATTCATCCTTTACCAATAAAAGCGCAATTCTCAGCAGTACAAGGAATAGTTATACATGATTTTACTGGAGATGGTATTTTGGATATTCTTATTTCAGGGAACTATTATCCCTTTAGAGTACAATATGGCCCTTGTGATGCTGGAAAAGGATTGTTGTTAAAAGGAAATGGTCGAGGAGGTTTCGCTTCTGTAGACACAAATAAATTAGGGGTTTGGCTAGATGGGGATATAAGGGATATGAAATTATTAAAAGGAAATAAACACCTTAATATAGTGCTTTCAAAGAATGATGATAAAATGCAATCCATTGAGTACCTAAATCCAAAAACATCACATTAA